The Etheostoma cragini isolate CJK2018 chromosome 5, CSU_Ecrag_1.0, whole genome shotgun sequence genome contains a region encoding:
- the gck gene encoding hexokinase-4 isoform X2 → MLCVSSHLKQMGKMPCSYSSVVDKILMVDQILSEFRLKKEELKEVMKRMQREIDRGLRLETHEEASVKMLPTYVCSTPEGSEVGDFLALDLGGTNFRVMLVKVGEDEERSWKVETKNQMYSIPEDAMTGTAEMLFDYVAECMSDFLDKHHIKHKKLPLGFTFSFPVRHEDIDKGILLNWTKGFKASGAEGNNVVGLLRDAIKRRGDFEMDVVAMVNDTVATMISCYYEDRSCEVGMIVGTGCNACYMEEMRTVELVEGEEGRMCVNTEWGAFGNNGELEEFRLEYDKVVDETSINPGKQLYEKLISGKYMGELVRLVLIKLVNEDLLFNGEASELLKTRGSFETRYVSQMESDTGDRKQIYNILSSLGVLPSELDCDIVRLVCESVSTRSAHMCAAGLAGVINLMRERRSQEALKITVGVDGSVYKLHPCFRDRFHKIVRDLTPHCEITFIQSEEGSGRGAALISAVACKMAACMQTQ, encoded by the exons ATGCTTTGTGTCAGCTCTCATCTCAAACAGATGGGGAAGATGCCTTGTAGCTACAGCTCTGTGGTTGATAAGATCCTCATG GTTGATCAGATCCTGTCAGAGTTCAGGCTGAAGAAGGAGGAGCTAAAAGAAGTCATGAAGAGGATGCAGCGCGAGATTGACAGAGGACTGCGCTTAGAGACGCATGAAGAGGCCAGTGTCAAAATGCTTCCAACTTATGTCTGCTCCACCCCTGAAGGATCAG aGGTGGGGGATTTTCTGGCTCTGGACCTTGGGGGGACAAACTTCCGTGTGATGCTTGTGAAGGTGGGTGAAGATGAGGAGAGGAGCTGGAAGGTGGAGACCAAGAACCAGATGTACTCCATTCCTGAAGATGCCATGACAGGCACTGCTGAAATG CTATTTGACTACGTAGCAGAGTGTATGTCAGACTTTTTGGACAAACACCATATCAAGCACAAGAAGCTTCCTCTGGGTTTTACCTTCTCCTTTCCTGTTCGTCATGAGGACATCGACAAG gGTATCCTGCTTAACTGGACCAAAGGCTTTAAGGCTTCTGGAGCAGAAGGGAACAATGTTGTGGGTTTACTCAGGGATGCTATCAAGAGACGAGGG GACTTTGAGATGGATGTGGTTGCCATGGTAAATGACACAGTAGCCACCATGATTTCCTGCTATTATGAGGATCGCAGCTGCGAAGTCGGGATGATTGTTG GCACTGGTTGTAATGCGTGTTACATGGAGGAGATGAGGACTGTGGAGCTAGTAGAAGGGGAGGAGGGCCGCATGTGTGTGAACACAGAGTGGGGGGCGTTCGGAAACAACGGTGAGCTGGAGGAGTTCAGACTGGAGTATGACAAAGTGGTGGACGAGACCTCAATTAACCCTGGAAAACAGCT ATATGAGAAGCTGATCAGCGGGAAGTATATGGGTGAGCTGGTCAGACTTGTTCTGATAAAGCTGGTGAATGAAGACCTTCTGTTTAACGGTGAAGCCTCAGAGCTGCTGAAGACACGCGGCAGCTTTGAAACGCGCTACGTCTCGCAGATGGAGAG TGACACTGgggacagaaaacaaatctaCAACATCCTGTCCTCGCTGGGTGTTCTGCCGTCAGAGCTAGACTGTGACATTGTGCGTCTGGTCTGTGAGAGTGTTTCCACTCGCTCTGCTCATATGTGCGCCGCAGGGCTTGCTGGTGTGATCAACCTGATGCGGGAGCGACGCAGTCAGGAAGCCCTGAAGATCACAGTGGGGGTTGATGGATCTGTCTACAAGCTGCACCCATG TTTCCGTGACAGGTTCCACAAAATAGTCAGGGACCTCACGCCTCACTGTGAAATCACCTTCATCCAGTCGGAGGAGGGGAGCGGTCGTGGAGCCGCCCTTATCTCAGCGGTGGCCTGTAAGATGGCAGCATGCATGCAGACACAGTAG
- the gck gene encoding hexokinase-4 isoform X5 encodes MKTNPKVDQILSEFRLKKEELKEVMKRMQREIDRGLRLETHEEASVKMLPTYVCSTPEGSEVGDFLALDLGGTNFRVMLVKVGEDEERSWKVETKNQMYSIPEDAMTGTAEMLFDYVAECMSDFLDKHHIKHKKLPLGFTFSFPVRHEDIDKGILLNWTKGFKASGAEGNNVVGLLRDAIKRRGDFEMDVVAMVNDTVATMISCYYEDRSCEVGMIVGTGCNACYMEEMRTVELVEGEEGRMCVNTEWGAFGNNGELEEFRLEYDKVVDETSINPGKQLYEKLISGKYMGELVRLVLIKLVNEDLLFNGEASELLKTRGSFETRYVSQMESDTGDRKQIYNILSSLGVLPSELDCDIVRLVCESVSTRSAHMCAAGLAGVINLMRERRSQEALKITVGVDGSVYKLHPCFRDRFHKIVRDLTPHCEITFIQSEEGSGRGAALISAVACKMAACMQTQ; translated from the exons GTTGATCAGATCCTGTCAGAGTTCAGGCTGAAGAAGGAGGAGCTAAAAGAAGTCATGAAGAGGATGCAGCGCGAGATTGACAGAGGACTGCGCTTAGAGACGCATGAAGAGGCCAGTGTCAAAATGCTTCCAACTTATGTCTGCTCCACCCCTGAAGGATCAG aGGTGGGGGATTTTCTGGCTCTGGACCTTGGGGGGACAAACTTCCGTGTGATGCTTGTGAAGGTGGGTGAAGATGAGGAGAGGAGCTGGAAGGTGGAGACCAAGAACCAGATGTACTCCATTCCTGAAGATGCCATGACAGGCACTGCTGAAATG CTATTTGACTACGTAGCAGAGTGTATGTCAGACTTTTTGGACAAACACCATATCAAGCACAAGAAGCTTCCTCTGGGTTTTACCTTCTCCTTTCCTGTTCGTCATGAGGACATCGACAAG gGTATCCTGCTTAACTGGACCAAAGGCTTTAAGGCTTCTGGAGCAGAAGGGAACAATGTTGTGGGTTTACTCAGGGATGCTATCAAGAGACGAGGG GACTTTGAGATGGATGTGGTTGCCATGGTAAATGACACAGTAGCCACCATGATTTCCTGCTATTATGAGGATCGCAGCTGCGAAGTCGGGATGATTGTTG GCACTGGTTGTAATGCGTGTTACATGGAGGAGATGAGGACTGTGGAGCTAGTAGAAGGGGAGGAGGGCCGCATGTGTGTGAACACAGAGTGGGGGGCGTTCGGAAACAACGGTGAGCTGGAGGAGTTCAGACTGGAGTATGACAAAGTGGTGGACGAGACCTCAATTAACCCTGGAAAACAGCT ATATGAGAAGCTGATCAGCGGGAAGTATATGGGTGAGCTGGTCAGACTTGTTCTGATAAAGCTGGTGAATGAAGACCTTCTGTTTAACGGTGAAGCCTCAGAGCTGCTGAAGACACGCGGCAGCTTTGAAACGCGCTACGTCTCGCAGATGGAGAG TGACACTGgggacagaaaacaaatctaCAACATCCTGTCCTCGCTGGGTGTTCTGCCGTCAGAGCTAGACTGTGACATTGTGCGTCTGGTCTGTGAGAGTGTTTCCACTCGCTCTGCTCATATGTGCGCCGCAGGGCTTGCTGGTGTGATCAACCTGATGCGGGAGCGACGCAGTCAGGAAGCCCTGAAGATCACAGTGGGGGTTGATGGATCTGTCTACAAGCTGCACCCATG TTTCCGTGACAGGTTCCACAAAATAGTCAGGGACCTCACGCCTCACTGTGAAATCACCTTCATCCAGTCGGAGGAGGGGAGCGGTCGTGGAGCCGCCCTTATCTCAGCGGTGGCCTGTAAGATGGCAGCATGCATGCAGACACAGTAG
- the gck gene encoding hexokinase-4 isoform X1, with protein MLCVSSHLKQMGKMPCSYSSVVDKILMVDQILSEFRLKKEELKEVMKRMQREIDRGLRLETHEEASVKMLPTYVCSTPEGSVCVLTEVGDFLALDLGGTNFRVMLVKVGEDEERSWKVETKNQMYSIPEDAMTGTAEMLFDYVAECMSDFLDKHHIKHKKLPLGFTFSFPVRHEDIDKGILLNWTKGFKASGAEGNNVVGLLRDAIKRRGDFEMDVVAMVNDTVATMISCYYEDRSCEVGMIVGTGCNACYMEEMRTVELVEGEEGRMCVNTEWGAFGNNGELEEFRLEYDKVVDETSINPGKQLYEKLISGKYMGELVRLVLIKLVNEDLLFNGEASELLKTRGSFETRYVSQMESDTGDRKQIYNILSSLGVLPSELDCDIVRLVCESVSTRSAHMCAAGLAGVINLMRERRSQEALKITVGVDGSVYKLHPCFRDRFHKIVRDLTPHCEITFIQSEEGSGRGAALISAVACKMAACMQTQ; from the exons ATGCTTTGTGTCAGCTCTCATCTCAAACAGATGGGGAAGATGCCTTGTAGCTACAGCTCTGTGGTTGATAAGATCCTCATG GTTGATCAGATCCTGTCAGAGTTCAGGCTGAAGAAGGAGGAGCTAAAAGAAGTCATGAAGAGGATGCAGCGCGAGATTGACAGAGGACTGCGCTTAGAGACGCATGAAGAGGCCAGTGTCAAAATGCTTCCAACTTATGTCTGCTCCACCCCTGAAGGATCAG tgtgtgttttgacagaGGTGGGGGATTTTCTGGCTCTGGACCTTGGGGGGACAAACTTCCGTGTGATGCTTGTGAAGGTGGGTGAAGATGAGGAGAGGAGCTGGAAGGTGGAGACCAAGAACCAGATGTACTCCATTCCTGAAGATGCCATGACAGGCACTGCTGAAATG CTATTTGACTACGTAGCAGAGTGTATGTCAGACTTTTTGGACAAACACCATATCAAGCACAAGAAGCTTCCTCTGGGTTTTACCTTCTCCTTTCCTGTTCGTCATGAGGACATCGACAAG gGTATCCTGCTTAACTGGACCAAAGGCTTTAAGGCTTCTGGAGCAGAAGGGAACAATGTTGTGGGTTTACTCAGGGATGCTATCAAGAGACGAGGG GACTTTGAGATGGATGTGGTTGCCATGGTAAATGACACAGTAGCCACCATGATTTCCTGCTATTATGAGGATCGCAGCTGCGAAGTCGGGATGATTGTTG GCACTGGTTGTAATGCGTGTTACATGGAGGAGATGAGGACTGTGGAGCTAGTAGAAGGGGAGGAGGGCCGCATGTGTGTGAACACAGAGTGGGGGGCGTTCGGAAACAACGGTGAGCTGGAGGAGTTCAGACTGGAGTATGACAAAGTGGTGGACGAGACCTCAATTAACCCTGGAAAACAGCT ATATGAGAAGCTGATCAGCGGGAAGTATATGGGTGAGCTGGTCAGACTTGTTCTGATAAAGCTGGTGAATGAAGACCTTCTGTTTAACGGTGAAGCCTCAGAGCTGCTGAAGACACGCGGCAGCTTTGAAACGCGCTACGTCTCGCAGATGGAGAG TGACACTGgggacagaaaacaaatctaCAACATCCTGTCCTCGCTGGGTGTTCTGCCGTCAGAGCTAGACTGTGACATTGTGCGTCTGGTCTGTGAGAGTGTTTCCACTCGCTCTGCTCATATGTGCGCCGCAGGGCTTGCTGGTGTGATCAACCTGATGCGGGAGCGACGCAGTCAGGAAGCCCTGAAGATCACAGTGGGGGTTGATGGATCTGTCTACAAGCTGCACCCATG TTTCCGTGACAGGTTCCACAAAATAGTCAGGGACCTCACGCCTCACTGTGAAATCACCTTCATCCAGTCGGAGGAGGGGAGCGGTCGTGGAGCCGCCCTTATCTCAGCGGTGGCCTGTAAGATGGCAGCATGCATGCAGACACAGTAG
- the gck gene encoding hexokinase-4 isoform X3 — translation MKTNPKVDQILSEFRLKKEELKEVMKRMQREIDRGLRLETHEEASVKMLPTYVCSTPEGSVCVLTEVGDFLALDLGGTNFRVMLVKVGEDEERSWKVETKNQMYSIPEDAMTGTAEMLFDYVAECMSDFLDKHHIKHKKLPLGFTFSFPVRHEDIDKGILLNWTKGFKASGAEGNNVVGLLRDAIKRRGDFEMDVVAMVNDTVATMISCYYEDRSCEVGMIVGTGCNACYMEEMRTVELVEGEEGRMCVNTEWGAFGNNGELEEFRLEYDKVVDETSINPGKQLYEKLISGKYMGELVRLVLIKLVNEDLLFNGEASELLKTRGSFETRYVSQMESDTGDRKQIYNILSSLGVLPSELDCDIVRLVCESVSTRSAHMCAAGLAGVINLMRERRSQEALKITVGVDGSVYKLHPCFRDRFHKIVRDLTPHCEITFIQSEEGSGRGAALISAVACKMAACMQTQ, via the exons GTTGATCAGATCCTGTCAGAGTTCAGGCTGAAGAAGGAGGAGCTAAAAGAAGTCATGAAGAGGATGCAGCGCGAGATTGACAGAGGACTGCGCTTAGAGACGCATGAAGAGGCCAGTGTCAAAATGCTTCCAACTTATGTCTGCTCCACCCCTGAAGGATCAG tgtgtgttttgacagaGGTGGGGGATTTTCTGGCTCTGGACCTTGGGGGGACAAACTTCCGTGTGATGCTTGTGAAGGTGGGTGAAGATGAGGAGAGGAGCTGGAAGGTGGAGACCAAGAACCAGATGTACTCCATTCCTGAAGATGCCATGACAGGCACTGCTGAAATG CTATTTGACTACGTAGCAGAGTGTATGTCAGACTTTTTGGACAAACACCATATCAAGCACAAGAAGCTTCCTCTGGGTTTTACCTTCTCCTTTCCTGTTCGTCATGAGGACATCGACAAG gGTATCCTGCTTAACTGGACCAAAGGCTTTAAGGCTTCTGGAGCAGAAGGGAACAATGTTGTGGGTTTACTCAGGGATGCTATCAAGAGACGAGGG GACTTTGAGATGGATGTGGTTGCCATGGTAAATGACACAGTAGCCACCATGATTTCCTGCTATTATGAGGATCGCAGCTGCGAAGTCGGGATGATTGTTG GCACTGGTTGTAATGCGTGTTACATGGAGGAGATGAGGACTGTGGAGCTAGTAGAAGGGGAGGAGGGCCGCATGTGTGTGAACACAGAGTGGGGGGCGTTCGGAAACAACGGTGAGCTGGAGGAGTTCAGACTGGAGTATGACAAAGTGGTGGACGAGACCTCAATTAACCCTGGAAAACAGCT ATATGAGAAGCTGATCAGCGGGAAGTATATGGGTGAGCTGGTCAGACTTGTTCTGATAAAGCTGGTGAATGAAGACCTTCTGTTTAACGGTGAAGCCTCAGAGCTGCTGAAGACACGCGGCAGCTTTGAAACGCGCTACGTCTCGCAGATGGAGAG TGACACTGgggacagaaaacaaatctaCAACATCCTGTCCTCGCTGGGTGTTCTGCCGTCAGAGCTAGACTGTGACATTGTGCGTCTGGTCTGTGAGAGTGTTTCCACTCGCTCTGCTCATATGTGCGCCGCAGGGCTTGCTGGTGTGATCAACCTGATGCGGGAGCGACGCAGTCAGGAAGCCCTGAAGATCACAGTGGGGGTTGATGGATCTGTCTACAAGCTGCACCCATG TTTCCGTGACAGGTTCCACAAAATAGTCAGGGACCTCACGCCTCACTGTGAAATCACCTTCATCCAGTCGGAGGAGGGGAGCGGTCGTGGAGCCGCCCTTATCTCAGCGGTGGCCTGTAAGATGGCAGCATGCATGCAGACACAGTAG
- the gck gene encoding hexokinase-4 isoform X4 yields MDKVDQILSEFRLKKEELKEVMKRMQREIDRGLRLETHEEASVKMLPTYVCSTPEGSVCVLTEVGDFLALDLGGTNFRVMLVKVGEDEERSWKVETKNQMYSIPEDAMTGTAEMLFDYVAECMSDFLDKHHIKHKKLPLGFTFSFPVRHEDIDKGILLNWTKGFKASGAEGNNVVGLLRDAIKRRGDFEMDVVAMVNDTVATMISCYYEDRSCEVGMIVGTGCNACYMEEMRTVELVEGEEGRMCVNTEWGAFGNNGELEEFRLEYDKVVDETSINPGKQLYEKLISGKYMGELVRLVLIKLVNEDLLFNGEASELLKTRGSFETRYVSQMESDTGDRKQIYNILSSLGVLPSELDCDIVRLVCESVSTRSAHMCAAGLAGVINLMRERRSQEALKITVGVDGSVYKLHPCFRDRFHKIVRDLTPHCEITFIQSEEGSGRGAALISAVACKMAACMQTQ; encoded by the exons GTTGATCAGATCCTGTCAGAGTTCAGGCTGAAGAAGGAGGAGCTAAAAGAAGTCATGAAGAGGATGCAGCGCGAGATTGACAGAGGACTGCGCTTAGAGACGCATGAAGAGGCCAGTGTCAAAATGCTTCCAACTTATGTCTGCTCCACCCCTGAAGGATCAG tgtgtgttttgacagaGGTGGGGGATTTTCTGGCTCTGGACCTTGGGGGGACAAACTTCCGTGTGATGCTTGTGAAGGTGGGTGAAGATGAGGAGAGGAGCTGGAAGGTGGAGACCAAGAACCAGATGTACTCCATTCCTGAAGATGCCATGACAGGCACTGCTGAAATG CTATTTGACTACGTAGCAGAGTGTATGTCAGACTTTTTGGACAAACACCATATCAAGCACAAGAAGCTTCCTCTGGGTTTTACCTTCTCCTTTCCTGTTCGTCATGAGGACATCGACAAG gGTATCCTGCTTAACTGGACCAAAGGCTTTAAGGCTTCTGGAGCAGAAGGGAACAATGTTGTGGGTTTACTCAGGGATGCTATCAAGAGACGAGGG GACTTTGAGATGGATGTGGTTGCCATGGTAAATGACACAGTAGCCACCATGATTTCCTGCTATTATGAGGATCGCAGCTGCGAAGTCGGGATGATTGTTG GCACTGGTTGTAATGCGTGTTACATGGAGGAGATGAGGACTGTGGAGCTAGTAGAAGGGGAGGAGGGCCGCATGTGTGTGAACACAGAGTGGGGGGCGTTCGGAAACAACGGTGAGCTGGAGGAGTTCAGACTGGAGTATGACAAAGTGGTGGACGAGACCTCAATTAACCCTGGAAAACAGCT ATATGAGAAGCTGATCAGCGGGAAGTATATGGGTGAGCTGGTCAGACTTGTTCTGATAAAGCTGGTGAATGAAGACCTTCTGTTTAACGGTGAAGCCTCAGAGCTGCTGAAGACACGCGGCAGCTTTGAAACGCGCTACGTCTCGCAGATGGAGAG TGACACTGgggacagaaaacaaatctaCAACATCCTGTCCTCGCTGGGTGTTCTGCCGTCAGAGCTAGACTGTGACATTGTGCGTCTGGTCTGTGAGAGTGTTTCCACTCGCTCTGCTCATATGTGCGCCGCAGGGCTTGCTGGTGTGATCAACCTGATGCGGGAGCGACGCAGTCAGGAAGCCCTGAAGATCACAGTGGGGGTTGATGGATCTGTCTACAAGCTGCACCCATG TTTCCGTGACAGGTTCCACAAAATAGTCAGGGACCTCACGCCTCACTGTGAAATCACCTTCATCCAGTCGGAGGAGGGGAGCGGTCGTGGAGCCGCCCTTATCTCAGCGGTGGCCTGTAAGATGGCAGCATGCATGCAGACACAGTAG